In Sinorhizobium mexicanum, one DNA window encodes the following:
- a CDS encoding ABC transporter permease, which yields MPKPAPIVDRPAERAWSGRLTPGRLPSGARLLGPALVVLVWEAASRLGLLSPYTLTAPSTAVVTGYELLADGTLLPHLLASAVRAYAGLFLGVTAGVVLALVSGLTRSGEALIDGVVQIKRAIPTLALVPLVIIWLGIGEAMKIFLIFTAVLVPVYINTHAALRGIDIGHVELARTLGLTRAEFVRRVALPGALPGFFVSLRLAVTLCWTALVVLELINTQTGIGYLMNRARDWGQTDIIVVGIFIYAILGLASDAVVRLVEARTLSYRKALGA from the coding sequence TTGCCCAAGCCCGCACCCATCGTCGATCGGCCAGCCGAACGCGCCTGGAGCGGACGCCTCACGCCAGGACGCCTTCCTTCGGGTGCAAGGCTGCTTGGTCCTGCCCTGGTCGTTCTGGTATGGGAGGCTGCGTCTCGCCTCGGGCTTCTCTCCCCCTACACGCTGACGGCGCCTTCCACCGCCGTCGTGACCGGTTATGAACTGTTGGCCGACGGCACTCTGCTGCCACATCTCTTGGCTTCAGCGGTGCGTGCCTATGCCGGCCTTTTTCTCGGCGTCACGGCCGGCGTCGTCCTTGCGCTCGTGTCTGGGCTGACACGGAGCGGCGAAGCACTGATCGATGGCGTGGTGCAAATAAAGCGCGCGATTCCAACGCTGGCGCTCGTCCCCCTTGTCATCATCTGGCTGGGTATCGGCGAGGCCATGAAGATATTCCTGATCTTCACCGCCGTTCTCGTGCCGGTGTACATCAATACGCATGCGGCCCTGCGCGGAATAGACATCGGTCACGTCGAATTGGCTCGAACCCTCGGCCTGACCCGAGCCGAATTCGTCCGAAGGGTTGCGCTTCCAGGTGCTCTCCCCGGCTTCTTCGTCTCTCTACGCCTGGCCGTCACGCTCTGCTGGACAGCGCTGGTCGTGCTCGAGCTCATCAATACGCAGACCGGCATCGGATACCTGATGAACCGTGCCCGCGATTGGGGTCAGACAGACATCATCGTCGTCGGGATCTTCATCTACGCGATACTCGGCCTTGCTTCCGACGCCGTGGTTCGTCTGGTCGAGGCGCGGACGCTCTCTTATCGGAAGGCATTGGGAGCATGA
- a CDS encoding ABC transporter ATP-binding protein, whose product MNVHSPSFSSVSLRNLSRGFDDKTILKDITLDIPKGQFVALLGESGSGKTTLLRALAGLDDDAKTEGEFWAPRNTSVLFQDARLLPWMSVVDNLTLGLRRADAKPAALAMLEAVGLGDKADVWPATLSGGQKQRAALARSLLRQPQLLLADEPFGALDALTRIRMHGLLFHLVELHKPTVVLVTHDVDEALLLSDRVLVLKDGRIAEDHQFALSHPRSAGHPTFIELRQTLLRSLGVEPNLV is encoded by the coding sequence ATGAACGTCCACTCACCCTCGTTCTCGTCGGTTTCCCTGCGGAACTTGTCGCGTGGCTTCGACGATAAGACGATCCTCAAGGATATCACGCTGGATATACCCAAGGGGCAGTTTGTGGCGCTTCTTGGCGAATCGGGCTCCGGGAAGACAACCCTGTTGCGAGCGCTCGCCGGCCTGGACGACGATGCCAAAACCGAGGGAGAGTTCTGGGCACCCCGAAACACGTCGGTCTTGTTTCAGGATGCGAGGTTGCTGCCCTGGATGAGCGTCGTCGACAACCTGACGCTCGGTCTGAGACGGGCTGACGCGAAACCTGCAGCATTGGCAATGCTGGAAGCGGTGGGACTTGGCGACAAGGCCGATGTCTGGCCGGCCACTCTGTCCGGCGGCCAGAAGCAGCGGGCGGCGCTGGCGCGTTCGCTCCTTCGTCAGCCGCAACTCCTGCTTGCTGACGAACCGTTCGGCGCACTCGACGCGCTTACACGCATTCGGATGCATGGCCTGTTGTTCCACCTCGTTGAACTTCACAAGCCGACGGTCGTGCTCGTCACCCATGATGTCGATGAGGCGTTGCTTCTCTCCGATCGTGTCCTCGTTTTGAAAGATGGTCGGATAGCCGAAGACCACCAGTTCGCCCTGTCGCATCCCCGAAGCGCCGGTCACCCGACCTTTATCGAACTCCGCCAGACGCTGCTGCGCAGCCTAGGCGTTGAACCAAACCTCGTTTGA
- a CDS encoding LLM class flavin-dependent oxidoreductase, with amino-acid sequence MTRQLHFNLFLMPRGHHEGAWRHPDSTRRALTDLELYVEAAKIAEAAKFDAVFLADVLVAPNNGGLVATGSLEPVTLLSAVAARTNKIGLIGTASTTYSLPYTHARQFASLDHLSGGRVGWNIVTSWAPQAGLNYGLEQDVGHGDRYAIAEEFVEAVDALWRSFPSRAIKDDRDSGQYLDPALIQPVNYRGTHYRTQGPLNVPSSPQGRPVYVQAGQSESGRSFAARWAEAIFTAHLVKETAQSFYSDVKGRAGAFGRHPEDIVVLPGISAAIGSTTREAQQVWEELDALTSPQIGLARLSARFGGHDFSGIPLDRVLTRGDFPDPTQVEASKSRATGYVDAALKEGLTLRQLLQKLAGARGHFTATGTPEQVADIIEDWFKTGAADGFNVMPPIVHKQFELFATEVVPILRKRGLFRTDYEGSTLRSHFGLKPVQPNMPLARSA; translated from the coding sequence ATGACGCGTCAACTGCACTTCAACCTCTTTCTGATGCCCCGCGGACACCACGAGGGCGCATGGCGCCATCCGGACTCTACGCGCCGTGCCCTGACCGATTTGGAACTCTATGTCGAAGCTGCCAAAATTGCCGAGGCCGCAAAATTCGATGCCGTATTCCTTGCTGATGTTCTGGTTGCTCCCAACAATGGCGGTCTGGTTGCCACCGGTTCTCTGGAGCCGGTCACGCTTCTGTCTGCGGTGGCGGCACGTACAAACAAGATTGGCCTGATCGGAACTGCCTCGACGACCTACAGTCTGCCATATACGCATGCGCGGCAGTTTGCCTCCCTTGATCATTTGTCCGGCGGTCGAGTGGGCTGGAATATTGTTACTTCCTGGGCGCCTCAGGCCGGCCTGAACTATGGGCTCGAGCAGGATGTCGGTCACGGAGATCGCTACGCGATCGCAGAAGAATTCGTGGAGGCGGTCGACGCGCTTTGGCGCAGTTTTCCGTCCAGAGCCATTAAGGACGACCGGGACTCCGGGCAATATCTCGATCCAGCCCTCATACAGCCCGTCAATTACCGCGGCACCCATTACCGTACGCAGGGACCGCTAAACGTCCCGAGCAGCCCGCAAGGTCGGCCTGTCTATGTACAAGCCGGCCAATCGGAATCGGGACGCAGCTTCGCGGCGCGCTGGGCCGAAGCAATCTTTACTGCCCACCTCGTCAAGGAAACCGCGCAATCATTCTATTCAGACGTGAAGGGACGGGCGGGCGCCTTCGGACGCCACCCGGAAGATATCGTTGTTCTCCCAGGCATCAGCGCCGCGATCGGATCGACCACGCGTGAAGCGCAGCAGGTGTGGGAGGAGCTTGACGCGCTGACCAGCCCGCAGATCGGGCTCGCGCGCCTCTCGGCGCGGTTCGGTGGGCATGACTTCTCCGGAATCCCGCTGGATCGCGTCCTGACGCGTGGAGATTTTCCAGATCCGACACAAGTCGAGGCGTCCAAAAGCCGTGCGACCGGTTATGTCGATGCGGCCCTCAAGGAAGGCCTCACACTGCGCCAGCTGTTGCAGAAGCTGGCGGGAGCCAGAGGACATTTCACCGCGACAGGAACGCCGGAACAAGTTGCCGACATCATCGAGGACTGGTTCAAGACCGGCGCAGCCGATGGCTTCAATGTCATGCCGCCGATCGTTCACAAGCAGTTCGAGCTGTTCGCAACCGAGGTCGTCCCGATACTTCGCAAGCGAGGTCTCTTCCGCACTGACTATGAAGGAAGCACCTTGAGATCACATTTCGGATTGAAACCGGTTCAACCAAATATGCCACTCGCTCGTAGCGCTTGA
- a CDS encoding DMT family transporter has translation MFLLALMWGLSIPITKLGLGTIPPMTFTALRFMVAVPLFMFLARRELRVPRKAIPSIIGLGVMGITLGNVAQSFGVQGTSASVATILSATIPVFMVILAAVRFKQAVTRLQWGGLVAAFFGIALVAVGSGSGVDDMSKTTVAGVVWMLVSAVGIASYYIWSAELTEKYGLMPVAAWNMLVGLLTVLPMAGWEMTRQPVEITVEAFAAITYLGVMVTVVGLILWLYLLRAVPARVAASVQYLQPVFGITASAFLFGDKLGLMFAAGVALVLAGLGLAASGKRADSSSA, from the coding sequence ATGTTCCTGCTGGCGCTGATGTGGGGCCTATCGATCCCGATCACCAAGCTTGGGCTCGGCACAATACCGCCGATGACGTTCACGGCCCTGCGCTTCATGGTCGCTGTGCCTCTGTTCATGTTCCTGGCGCGGCGCGAGCTTCGGGTACCCAGAAAGGCCATTCCCAGCATCATTGGCCTTGGCGTGATGGGCATCACGCTCGGCAATGTCGCCCAGTCATTCGGGGTGCAGGGGACATCGGCTTCCGTCGCGACGATCCTTTCGGCCACCATCCCCGTCTTCATGGTCATCCTGGCGGCCGTTCGCTTCAAGCAGGCGGTGACCCGCCTGCAATGGGGTGGCCTCGTCGCCGCATTCTTCGGCATCGCGCTCGTAGCCGTCGGCAGCGGGTCAGGTGTCGACGACATGTCGAAGACGACGGTCGCCGGTGTCGTCTGGATGCTGGTATCGGCGGTCGGTATTGCCTCCTATTACATCTGGAGCGCCGAGTTGACCGAGAAATACGGCCTCATGCCCGTTGCTGCATGGAACATGCTCGTCGGGCTTCTTACAGTCCTGCCGATGGCCGGCTGGGAAATGACCCGGCAACCCGTTGAGATCACCGTCGAAGCCTTTGCCGCCATCACCTATCTCGGCGTGATGGTGACGGTCGTCGGCCTGATCCTTTGGCTCTATCTGCTGAGGGCCGTACCCGCCCGCGTCGCGGCGAGCGTCCAGTACCTGCAACCTGTCTTCGGCATCACTGCAAGCGCCTTCTTGTTCGGCGATAAGCTCGGTCTAATGTTTGCCGCTGGCGTGGCGCTGGTTCTCGCAGGCCTCGGGCTCGCCGCGTCTGGAAAGCGTGCCGATTCCTCATCTGCGTGA
- the gcvA gene encoding transcriptional regulator GcvA produces the protein MTDQLPPLQTLRAFEATGRRLSMTLAAQELHLTHGAVSRQIKALEDHLGVQLFRRMIRRIELTEAGQSFFSTVTRLLSELSREAEDIRRRSDTSRLVVSCGVSFASKWLTPRLHRLMGNYPDLDVHLEVTDVPVDFVSGHVDVALRYGNGQYPFATAERIMNETVSPVCSPDYRGKMGGLHAAEDLTKCKLIHEIGMNTTWERWFAMMQLPYPGMRGPGYSHGSMSIEAAIRSAGVALGRSVLVAEDLAAGRLVSLFPQARLEVEWGYDLVYRIGNQDHPKVNAFRNWIAQEVREFTHGIL, from the coding sequence ATGACTGACCAGCTTCCTCCCCTGCAGACGCTCCGCGCTTTCGAGGCAACGGGCAGGCGGCTGAGCATGACGCTCGCGGCGCAAGAACTCCATCTGACCCATGGGGCAGTGAGCCGTCAGATCAAGGCCTTGGAGGACCATCTGGGTGTGCAGCTCTTTCGTCGCATGATACGGAGAATCGAACTGACGGAAGCAGGCCAGTCGTTCTTCAGCACCGTCACGCGGCTCCTCTCCGAGCTGTCACGCGAAGCTGAGGACATACGGCGCAGGAGCGATACCAGTCGCCTTGTTGTCAGTTGCGGCGTGTCCTTCGCGAGCAAGTGGCTGACCCCGCGCCTGCATCGCCTGATGGGAAACTATCCGGACCTCGACGTGCATCTGGAAGTCACTGACGTGCCCGTGGATTTCGTGTCCGGTCATGTGGACGTCGCCCTACGCTATGGCAACGGGCAGTATCCCTTTGCGACGGCCGAGCGCATCATGAACGAGACCGTGTCGCCTGTCTGTTCTCCGGACTATCGGGGGAAAATGGGAGGGCTGCACGCGGCCGAAGACTTGACGAAATGCAAGCTCATTCACGAGATCGGCATGAATACCACATGGGAGCGGTGGTTCGCCATGATGCAGTTGCCCTATCCGGGCATGCGGGGTCCTGGATACAGCCATGGGAGCATGTCCATCGAGGCGGCTATCCGTAGCGCGGGTGTCGCGCTCGGACGGAGCGTCCTCGTCGCCGAAGACCTCGCAGCCGGCCGGCTCGTATCGCTTTTTCCCCAAGCCCGGCTTGAGGTGGAATGGGGCTACGACCTGGTCTACCGGATCGGCAACCAGGACCATCCGAAGGTGAACGCCTTCCGCAATTGGATCGCCCAAGAGGTGCGAGAGTTCACGCACGGCATCTTGTAA